One genomic window of Hymenobacter sp. J193 includes the following:
- a CDS encoding Ig-like domain-containing protein codes for MNTTSTPSGRWLGRWARLALAAGASWLLQPNAAQAQCNQIVWQDEFDTPGNFDKWQVYNGDGCNVGNCNFGNAELQVYRPANATVSGGVLNIATRYENSVEGGRTYNYTSAKLQSKVPATGGLQTFKYGRIEARMKLPSAQGAWPAFWMLADPGNWPYTGEIDIMEAKHKNPKSVGGTIHYDAGGWHFTGRDYLSTVDLSLDFHVYAVEWGPDQIKWYVDGNLFHTATPKTTFAGGWPFNDGNFYIILNTAVGGPGTPYTGNQQPTPSDFPVNTQVDYVRVYKGTYNYAVFGADQVHQGDQNKTYRMDAITGGTYTWSVPSGATITSGQGTNAIQVNFASGAVSGNVTASVAVSGCVAATYTKAITVTPALQLDRVYEDYEANRVITYSTTTGTLTQAVTNPSTVINTSAKVGKYVRNSSEQYDVMYVRNLGISNANDFIAGRRKVFIDVYSTAPAGSKVTMQFENSQVTTAINFPLGRHSAYKAFTTRQNAWETLEFEFEKSLDPGTSIYSIDNVSFLFQPATNSGATFYLDNLLIRKQPEAAVVSTEVLLNYDGTSKLTFNAAGTNGVYTAPTANPGAAGVNTSANVARYVRNSTQQYDVLFLDAGSPGTVIQDAALFKNQTYQLQVDVYTSAPVGTPINITLQNKTAAAPLNSFPAGRNSTYLANTTKQNQWETLTFAFNTAPDAGTANVAVDQLAVLFNSGLYTGETYYIDNIRIAKKATPTYSAATTFENYDAIRNLSLRSANGTYVAAANNPSASGINTSAKVGQYTRNTASQYDALTLISSQIKDGSAYVSGQKVFAMDVYTSAPVGTVVSWQLESSTASTPGNYPSGRHSIYQSVVKQTNAWHTLTFSYANSPDAGTADADIDNVVILFSPNSTNGSVFYIDNLRSLSAGTTPTNAAPTVSLTSPANGASFTAPASITINANAADSDGTISKVEFYNGTTLLNTDTTSPYSYTWTGVGAGTYSLTAKATDNAGAVTTSTAVSVTVTSAPTAQAIPGTIQAESYTAQQGTDKETTTDTGGGQNVDWYETGDWLDYSVNVAAAGQYSVGIRVASANGGATLQLRNSAGTVLGSVNVGNTGGWQSWQTQTTTVTLPAGVQTLRLFASASTGTNVNWLSFAAVTTNTPPTVSLTSPTNGATFTAPASITINANAADANGTVSSVAFYNGTTLLGTDTSSPYSFAWTGVAAGTYSITARATDNAGAVTTSSAVSVTVGNAPSGQTIPGTIQAESFSAMLGIQTETTTDTGGGLNVGYIEAGDWLDYAVNVTTAGQYTVGFRLASEPGGGSLQLRNSAGTSLGSVTVGATGGWQSWQTLNATVTLPAGAQTLRLYATAGGLNVNWLSFTAVTTNTPPTVSLTSPASGATFTAPASITINANAADANGTVSSVAFYNGTTLLGTDTSSPYSFAWTGVAAGTYSITARATDNAGAVTTSSAVSVTVTGGSSSGYCAVTTDFSYKAVSSGGNLTITFHPLGATAGGNLALLYLRQGTSGAYPGYTMTKNAAGDFTYTLPMATGTVVNLYFTYQVGAGGPERNNAATPFSYTVGTACNLQARTGTALATNAGSTTLAKLYPNPATSRLRVETLVAAETLVVTDGLGRVVLQQKVAARQLVSELNVNGLRQGVYFLTIRGSQGTEVQKFVKQ; via the coding sequence ATGAACACAACCTCTACCCCCTCGGGCCGCTGGCTCGGGCGCTGGGCCCGGCTGGCCCTGGCCGCTGGTGCCAGCTGGCTGCTTCAGCCCAATGCCGCTCAGGCTCAGTGCAACCAGATTGTCTGGCAGGACGAATTTGACACCCCCGGCAACTTCGATAAGTGGCAGGTATACAACGGTGACGGCTGCAACGTAGGCAACTGTAACTTTGGCAACGCCGAGCTACAGGTGTACCGCCCCGCCAACGCCACCGTTTCGGGTGGCGTCCTGAACATTGCCACGCGCTACGAAAACTCCGTGGAAGGCGGGCGCACCTACAACTACACCTCCGCCAAGCTACAGTCGAAAGTGCCGGCTACGGGCGGGCTGCAAACGTTTAAGTACGGGCGCATTGAGGCCCGCATGAAGCTGCCTTCGGCCCAGGGTGCCTGGCCCGCGTTCTGGATGCTGGCCGACCCCGGCAACTGGCCTTACACGGGTGAAATCGACATCATGGAGGCCAAGCACAAGAACCCCAAGTCGGTAGGTGGCACCATCCACTACGACGCGGGCGGCTGGCACTTTACCGGACGCGACTACCTTTCCACAGTCGATTTGTCGCTGGATTTCCACGTGTACGCCGTGGAATGGGGCCCCGATCAGATTAAGTGGTATGTGGATGGCAACCTGTTTCACACGGCCACGCCCAAAACCACATTCGCCGGCGGCTGGCCCTTCAACGACGGCAACTTCTACATCATCCTGAACACGGCCGTGGGTGGCCCCGGCACACCGTACACCGGCAACCAGCAGCCTACTCCCTCGGATTTCCCCGTGAACACGCAGGTCGACTACGTGCGGGTGTACAAAGGCACCTACAACTATGCCGTGTTCGGGGCCGATCAGGTACACCAGGGCGACCAGAACAAAACCTACCGCATGGACGCCATTACCGGCGGCACCTACACGTGGTCGGTGCCCAGCGGGGCCACCATCACCAGCGGGCAGGGCACCAACGCCATTCAGGTGAACTTCGCCAGCGGGGCCGTGAGCGGCAACGTGACGGCCTCCGTAGCCGTGAGCGGCTGCGTGGCGGCAACCTACACCAAGGCCATTACCGTGACGCCCGCCCTGCAGCTGGACCGCGTGTATGAGGACTACGAAGCCAACCGCGTCATCACCTACAGCACCACCACGGGCACGCTCACGCAGGCCGTGACCAACCCCTCTACCGTCATCAATACCTCGGCGAAGGTGGGCAAGTACGTGCGTAACTCCAGTGAGCAGTACGACGTGATGTACGTGCGCAACCTGGGAATCAGCAACGCCAACGACTTTATTGCCGGCCGCCGCAAGGTGTTCATCGACGTGTACTCCACGGCGCCCGCGGGCAGCAAGGTCACCATGCAGTTTGAGAACAGCCAGGTAACCACGGCCATTAACTTTCCTTTGGGCCGGCACAGCGCCTACAAAGCCTTTACCACCCGTCAGAATGCCTGGGAAACGCTGGAGTTTGAGTTTGAAAAGTCGCTTGACCCCGGCACCAGCATCTACTCCATCGACAACGTATCCTTCCTGTTTCAGCCCGCCACCAACTCCGGCGCCACCTTCTACCTCGATAACCTGCTGATCAGAAAGCAGCCCGAGGCGGCCGTGGTTTCGACGGAAGTGCTGCTCAACTACGACGGCACCAGCAAACTGACCTTCAACGCGGCCGGCACCAACGGCGTGTACACGGCCCCTACGGCCAACCCCGGCGCGGCGGGCGTCAATACCTCGGCCAACGTGGCCAGGTACGTGCGCAACTCCACCCAGCAGTACGATGTGCTGTTCCTGGATGCTGGCTCCCCCGGCACCGTAATTCAGGATGCCGCCCTGTTTAAGAACCAGACCTACCAGCTGCAGGTGGATGTGTACACTTCGGCACCCGTGGGCACGCCCATCAACATCACCCTGCAAAACAAGACGGCTGCGGCCCCACTGAACTCGTTCCCGGCCGGCCGCAACAGCACCTACCTGGCCAATACCACCAAGCAAAACCAGTGGGAAACGCTGACTTTCGCCTTCAACACCGCGCCCGACGCGGGCACTGCCAACGTGGCCGTCGATCAGCTGGCGGTGCTGTTCAACAGCGGCCTGTACACCGGCGAAACGTACTACATCGACAACATCCGTATTGCCAAGAAGGCCACACCAACTTACTCGGCGGCCACCACCTTCGAAAACTATGACGCCATCCGGAACCTGTCTTTGCGCAGCGCCAACGGTACGTACGTAGCCGCTGCCAACAACCCCTCGGCTTCGGGCATCAATACCTCAGCGAAAGTGGGCCAGTACACCCGCAACACAGCCTCGCAGTACGATGCCCTCACGCTGATCAGCTCGCAGATCAAGGACGGCAGCGCTTATGTTTCGGGCCAGAAAGTGTTTGCCATGGACGTGTACACCTCGGCGCCGGTCGGCACGGTGGTGTCGTGGCAGCTGGAAAGCAGCACGGCCTCCACGCCCGGCAACTACCCTTCGGGCCGGCATAGCATCTACCAGTCCGTCGTCAAGCAAACCAACGCCTGGCATACGCTCACCTTCTCCTACGCCAACTCGCCCGACGCCGGCACTGCCGACGCGGACATCGACAACGTGGTGATTCTGTTCTCCCCGAATTCCACCAACGGCTCGGTGTTCTACATCGACAACCTGCGCAGCTTGTCGGCTGGCACCACGCCGACCAACGCCGCGCCTACCGTTAGCCTGACTTCCCCAGCCAATGGAGCCAGCTTCACGGCTCCGGCTTCCATCACGATTAATGCTAATGCCGCCGACTCCGATGGTACGATCAGCAAAGTGGAGTTCTACAACGGCACCACGCTGCTGAACACGGACACGACCTCGCCCTACTCCTACACCTGGACCGGCGTAGGTGCGGGCACGTACTCTCTCACGGCCAAAGCCACGGATAATGCCGGCGCGGTAACCACCTCCACGGCCGTTAGTGTCACGGTTACGTCAGCCCCCACGGCGCAGGCCATTCCGGGCACGATTCAGGCCGAGAGCTACACGGCCCAACAGGGCACGGACAAGGAAACCACGACCGACACGGGCGGGGGCCAGAACGTAGACTGGTACGAGACGGGCGACTGGCTCGACTACTCGGTCAACGTGGCCGCTGCGGGCCAGTACAGCGTGGGCATCCGCGTAGCCTCGGCCAACGGCGGGGCTACCCTGCAGCTGCGCAACAGCGCCGGCACAGTGCTGGGCTCAGTGAACGTGGGCAACACGGGCGGCTGGCAGAGCTGGCAGACGCAGACCACCACGGTCACGCTGCCGGCCGGGGTGCAGACCCTGCGCCTGTTTGCTTCGGCCTCCACGGGCACGAACGTGAACTGGCTCAGCTTTGCGGCTGTCACGACCAACACCCCGCCCACCGTCAGCCTGACCTCGCCCACGAATGGTGCGACCTTCACGGCCCCGGCCAGCATCACTATCAACGCCAACGCGGCCGATGCCAACGGCACGGTCAGCTCCGTAGCCTTCTACAACGGCACCACGCTGCTGGGCACGGACACGTCTTCGCCTTACTCCTTTGCCTGGACCGGCGTGGCCGCGGGTACTTACTCTATCACGGCCCGCGCTACCGATAACGCCGGGGCGGTGACGACCTCCTCGGCCGTGAGCGTGACGGTAGGCAACGCCCCAAGCGGGCAGACCATTCCCGGCACGATTCAGGCGGAAAGCTTCTCGGCCATGCTCGGCATCCAGACCGAGACGACCACCGACACGGGCGGGGGGCTGAACGTGGGCTACATCGAAGCCGGCGACTGGCTCGACTACGCCGTGAACGTGACCACGGCCGGTCAGTACACCGTGGGCTTCCGGCTGGCCAGCGAGCCGGGCGGAGGAAGCCTGCAGCTGCGCAACAGCGCCGGCACCAGCCTGGGCTCCGTAACGGTTGGAGCGACCGGGGGCTGGCAGAGCTGGCAGACGCTCAACGCCACCGTAACCTTGCCGGCCGGCGCACAGACTCTGCGCCTCTACGCCACGGCCGGGGGCCTGAACGTGAACTGGCTCAGCTTTACGGCCGTGACCACCAATACCCCGCCCACCGTGAGTTTGACCTCGCCGGCAAGCGGCGCGACCTTTACGGCTCCGGCTTCGATTACGATTAACGCCAACGCGGCCGATGCCAACGGCACCGTGAGCAGCGTAGCTTTCTACAACGGCACCACGCTGCTGGGCACGGACACGTCTTCGCCTTACTCCTTTGCCTGGACCGGCGTGGCCGCGGGTACTTACTCTATCACGGCCCGCGCTACCGATAACGCCGGGGCGGTGACGACCTCCTCGGCCGTGAGTGTGACGGTCACTGGCGGTTCCTCCAGCGGCTACTGCGCCGTGACGACGGACTTCAGCTACAAGGCCGTCAGCAGCGGGGGCAACCTGACCATCACCTTCCACCCGCTGGGGGCCACGGCCGGCGGCAACCTGGCCCTGCTCTACCTGCGCCAGGGCACGAGCGGTGCTTACCCAGGCTACACCATGACCAAGAACGCGGCCGGGGACTTCACCTACACGCTGCCCATGGCCACGGGCACGGTGGTTAACCTCTACTTCACCTACCAGGTAGGCGCCGGGGGCCCCGAGCGCAACAACGCGGCCACGCCCTTCTCCTACACCGTAGGCACAGCTTGCAACCTGCAGGCTCGTACCGGCACTGCCCTGGCAACCAACGCCGGCAGCACGACCCTGGCCAAGCTCTACCCCAACCCGGCCACCAGCCGCCTGCGGGTAGAAACCCTTGTGGCCGCCGAAACGCTGGTCGTTACCGACGGCCTGGGCCGGGTGGTACTGCAGCAGAAAGTGGCAGCGCGGCAGCTGGTTTCTGAGCTGAACGTCAATGGTCTCCGCCAGGGCGTGTACTTCCTCACCATCCGGGGCAGCCAAGGCACCGAGGTGCAGAAGTTCGTCAAACAATAA
- the rodA gene encoding rod shape-determining protein RodA: MSSPARYSRSIDWVTVGLYALMVLLGWLNVYAASYSPEAPAGSLFNFEFNYGKQLVWIGTTVVLIVVLLVIDYKAYDTFAFVLYGLMIALLIITPLIARPIAGSRSWLELGPVRLQPAEFAKFITALAVSRYMAGINLRNQNWRDQLVLAGLTLLPPLLIVWANETGQALVFGAFLLAYFREGMSPLILLVLAAAAIILILALLVPKLWLIGVFTLILGLVFAFNTRVMRHHLPVALSVWAVVIGMVFGVDYFFNSVLHDYQRKRIEVLINPSADPLGVGWNVTQSKIAIGSGGFTGKGFLQGTQTKFDFVPEQSTDFIFCTVGEEWGWLGTMTVIVLFVALLGRIVYVAERQKSVFGRTYGYCVASIIFFHFSINIGMTIGLAPVVGIPLPFFSYGGSSLWSFTTLLFILLAIDAYRKQDLERY; this comes from the coding sequence ATGTCTTCTCCCGCCCGCTATAGCCGCAGTATCGATTGGGTGACGGTGGGATTGTATGCGCTGATGGTGCTGCTGGGCTGGCTGAACGTGTACGCGGCCAGCTACTCGCCCGAGGCCCCGGCTGGCTCCCTGTTCAACTTCGAGTTCAACTACGGCAAGCAGCTGGTCTGGATTGGTACTACGGTGGTGCTCATCGTGGTGCTGCTGGTGATTGACTACAAGGCCTACGACACGTTTGCCTTTGTGCTCTACGGGCTGATGATTGCCCTACTGATTATCACCCCGCTGATTGCGCGGCCCATTGCAGGCTCCCGGTCCTGGCTGGAGCTGGGGCCGGTGCGCCTGCAGCCCGCCGAGTTTGCCAAGTTCATTACCGCCCTGGCCGTGTCGCGCTACATGGCGGGCATCAACCTGCGCAACCAGAACTGGCGCGACCAGCTGGTGCTGGCCGGCCTCACACTGCTGCCGCCCCTGCTGATTGTGTGGGCCAACGAAACCGGGCAGGCGCTGGTGTTTGGGGCGTTCCTGCTGGCTTATTTCCGAGAGGGTATGTCGCCGCTGATTCTGCTGGTGCTGGCTGCCGCGGCCATCATTCTTATTCTGGCGCTGCTGGTGCCTAAGCTGTGGCTGATAGGGGTCTTCACGTTGATTCTAGGGCTGGTTTTTGCCTTCAATACCCGGGTGATGCGCCATCATCTGCCGGTGGCGCTTAGCGTATGGGCCGTGGTTATCGGGATGGTGTTCGGGGTGGATTACTTCTTTAACAGCGTGCTGCACGACTACCAGCGCAAGCGCATCGAGGTGCTCATCAACCCCTCGGCCGACCCGTTGGGCGTGGGCTGGAACGTCACGCAGTCCAAAATTGCCATCGGCTCGGGTGGGTTCACCGGCAAGGGCTTCCTGCAGGGCACCCAAACCAAGTTCGACTTCGTGCCCGAGCAGAGCACCGACTTCATTTTCTGCACCGTGGGGGAGGAGTGGGGCTGGCTGGGTACGATGACGGTGATTGTGCTGTTTGTGGCGCTGCTGGGGCGCATAGTGTACGTGGCCGAGCGGCAGAAATCCGTGTTTGGGCGCACCTACGGCTACTGTGTGGCCAGCATCATCTTCTTCCACTTCAGCATCAACATCGGCATGACGATTGGGCTGGCCCCGGTGGTGGGCATTCCGCTGCCCTTCTTCAGCTACGGGGGCTCCTCGCTCTGGTCGTTTACCACGCTGCTGTTCATCCTGCTGGCTATTGATGCCTACCGCAAGCAGGACCTGGAGCGGTACTAG
- the mrdA gene encoding penicillin-binding protein 2, with protein sequence MQYLEGRKFVVMAIFLAVAVVFATRLFYIQVLDGSYKLAADRNTLQRIVQTPYRGLIYDRAGKLLVQNTPVYDLMVVPREVKALDTARFCQLLQLPVEDLRAGLLAAKTYSRVKASPLVPNLSTPELAAIQDNLMDFPGFSIKARMARSYQDTVMAHALGYVGPVTPAHLEKPKYARYLAGDNLGISGLESFYEQQLMGQRGVQYRMVNVRGIEKGAFRGGEFDTLSRAGQDLHLSIDRELQRLAEKLMAGKRGSVVALDPKTGEILAFVSAPTYNPNKLTGKGLGNRYMELLNNPERPLFDRPLMATYPPGSVFKLVNEAIALQAGVVTPTTGFPCNWKLVRCTHRHEAPNNVNIAIKQSCNPYFYQVMRAMVMRGRSTRKTEDAALGLADWRQQVVNFGLAQHLGVDLPGERMGLIPSPNFYNKQYGKNHWNFRTVYSLSIGQGEIGITGLQMANILAIIANRGWYYTPHFVRSVGRQGPLPQYRVQHRLPIEPRHFEALVPGMQEVIDGRGGTANLASLADVGISVAGKTGTVQNYHGEDHATFAGFAPAQDPKIVVAVFIENAGFGGLSAAPLASLLMEKYLRGKVAPWRKRWETWLPGPADRFLTRRH encoded by the coding sequence TTGCAATACTTAGAAGGCCGCAAGTTTGTGGTGATGGCCATTTTTCTGGCCGTGGCAGTGGTGTTTGCGACGCGGTTGTTTTATATCCAGGTGCTCGATGGCAGCTACAAGCTGGCCGCCGACCGCAACACGCTCCAGCGCATCGTGCAGACGCCTTACCGGGGCCTCATCTACGACCGCGCCGGGAAGCTGCTGGTGCAGAACACGCCCGTGTACGACTTGATGGTGGTGCCGCGCGAGGTGAAAGCCCTCGATACGGCTCGGTTCTGCCAGCTGCTGCAGTTGCCGGTAGAGGACTTGCGCGCCGGGCTGCTGGCGGCCAAAACCTATTCGCGGGTGAAGGCCTCACCGCTGGTGCCCAACCTGAGCACGCCCGAGCTGGCGGCCATTCAGGACAACCTGATGGACTTTCCCGGCTTCAGCATCAAGGCGAGGATGGCCCGCTCTTACCAGGATACGGTGATGGCGCACGCGCTGGGCTACGTGGGGCCCGTAACGCCGGCGCACCTCGAAAAGCCCAAGTACGCCCGCTACCTGGCCGGCGACAACCTTGGGATTTCGGGGCTGGAGTCGTTTTATGAGCAGCAGCTGATGGGCCAGCGTGGGGTGCAGTACCGCATGGTGAACGTGCGCGGCATCGAGAAGGGCGCCTTCCGGGGCGGGGAGTTCGATACGCTGTCGAGGGCCGGGCAGGATCTGCACCTGAGCATCGACCGGGAGCTGCAGCGCCTGGCCGAAAAGCTGATGGCCGGTAAGCGCGGCTCCGTAGTGGCCCTCGACCCCAAAACCGGCGAAATCCTGGCCTTTGTGTCGGCGCCCACTTACAATCCTAACAAGCTTACCGGCAAAGGCCTCGGCAACCGCTACATGGAGCTGCTCAACAACCCCGAGCGGCCCCTGTTCGACCGGCCGCTGATGGCCACATACCCGCCCGGCTCGGTGTTTAAGCTGGTGAACGAGGCCATTGCCCTGCAGGCGGGGGTGGTGACGCCCACAACGGGGTTTCCGTGCAACTGGAAGCTGGTGCGCTGCACCCACCGCCACGAGGCGCCCAACAACGTCAACATTGCCATCAAGCAAAGCTGCAACCCCTATTTCTACCAGGTGATGCGGGCTATGGTGATGCGCGGCCGCTCGACCCGCAAAACCGAGGACGCTGCCCTGGGTTTGGCCGACTGGCGACAGCAGGTGGTCAACTTCGGGCTGGCCCAGCACCTGGGCGTGGATTTGCCGGGGGAACGGATGGGGTTGATTCCTTCGCCCAACTTCTACAACAAGCAGTACGGCAAAAACCACTGGAACTTCCGCACGGTGTACTCGCTCAGCATCGGCCAGGGCGAAATTGGCATTACGGGGCTGCAGATGGCTAACATCCTGGCCATTATTGCCAACCGGGGATGGTACTACACCCCACATTTTGTGCGCAGCGTGGGCCGGCAGGGGCCGCTGCCCCAGTACCGGGTGCAGCACCGTCTGCCCATTGAGCCCCGCCACTTTGAGGCCCTGGTGCCGGGCATGCAGGAGGTGATAGACGGGCGCGGGGGCACGGCCAACCTGGCTTCCCTGGCCGATGTGGGCATTTCGGTGGCCGGCAAAACCGGGACCGTGCAAAACTACCACGGCGAGGACCACGCTACCTTCGCGGGCTTTGCGCCGGCCCAGGACCCGAAGATTGTGGTGGCGGTGTTTATTGAAAACGCCGGTTTCGGGGGGCTTTCCGCCGCGCCGCTGGCCTCTCTGCTCATGGAAAAATACCTGCGAGGCAAAGTAGCCCCCTGGCGGAAGCGCTGGGAAACCTGGCTGCCCGGCCCCGCCGACCGTTTCCTGACGCGCCGACACTAA
- the mreC gene encoding rod shape-determining protein MreC, whose protein sequence is MNNLFAFLFRYRGMLVFGLLEVLSVFLLLRNSDYQRAAFFNSANAYTGQFLALRTRVYDYFRLVEVNKALMEENATLRQQLYPPDTARRVAAVLPVRQDSLTQARIQRLGRPDSLLLGLRSLPTQDPAYPLVPARVISNTLRRVDNYLTLNVGSRQGVKPGMGVVAAAGVVGRVKVVSENYATVSSVLHSKTAISAKILRDGTFGSIKWLGDDPTRVLLDYIPRQNRLVRGDTVVTSGYNAVFPEGVLIGRVESFVKEPDKNFWTVQVRLAPDFSNLTYVYVVANRAQAQRDTLTVRAGIKPEGGQP, encoded by the coding sequence GTGAATAACCTCTTCGCCTTCCTGTTCCGGTACCGGGGTATGCTGGTATTTGGCCTGCTGGAGGTGTTGAGCGTGTTTTTGCTGCTGCGCAACAGCGACTATCAGCGGGCAGCTTTCTTCAACTCAGCCAATGCCTACACCGGGCAATTCCTAGCGCTGCGGACCCGCGTGTACGACTACTTTCGGCTGGTGGAAGTAAACAAGGCGCTGATGGAGGAAAACGCCACGTTGCGCCAACAGCTGTACCCGCCGGATACGGCCCGGCGTGTGGCGGCCGTGCTGCCCGTGCGGCAGGACAGCCTCACGCAGGCCCGCATTCAGCGCCTGGGTCGCCCCGATTCGCTTTTGCTGGGGTTGCGCAGCCTGCCGACCCAGGACCCCGCTTACCCATTGGTGCCGGCCCGCGTCATCAGCAATACGCTGCGGCGGGTGGATAACTACCTGACCCTGAACGTGGGCAGCCGGCAGGGCGTGAAGCCGGGCATGGGCGTGGTGGCGGCAGCGGGTGTGGTGGGTAGGGTGAAAGTGGTGAGCGAGAACTACGCCACGGTATCGTCGGTGTTGCACTCCAAAACGGCTATTTCGGCCAAGATCCTGCGCGACGGCACGTTCGGCAGCATTAAGTGGCTAGGCGACGACCCCACCCGCGTGCTGCTCGACTACATCCCGCGTCAGAACCGCCTCGTGCGCGGCGACACGGTAGTGACGTCGGGCTACAACGCGGTGTTTCCGGAGGGCGTGCTCATTGGGCGGGTGGAAAGCTTCGTGAAGGAGCCCGACAAGAACTTCTGGACGGTGCAGGTGCGCCTGGCGCCCGATTTTTCCAACCTTACCTACGTGTACGTGGTAGCCAACCGCGCCCAGGCCCAGCGCGATACGCTGACGGTGCGCGCGGGCATCAAGCCGGAAGGAGGGCAACCCTGA
- a CDS encoding rod shape-determining protein codes for MGFFNFLTSDIAIDLGTANTLIIHNDKIVVDEPSIIAKDRTTNKVIAVGRQAQQMHEKTHDNIKTIRPLKDGVIADFHAAEEMIKGMIKMIDTRTRLFQPSHRMVICIPSGITEVEKRAVRDSAEHAGAKEVWMIQEPMAAAIGIGIDVEQPVGSMIIDIGGGTTEIAVIALSGIVCDQSIKTAGDVFNQDILDYMRRQHNLLIGERSAERIKIEVGAALTELDQTPPDFEVRGRDLMTGIPKVIKVTSSEIAIALDKSVAKIEEAVLKALEISPPELSADIYENGIHLTGGGALLRGLDKRLAAKTKLPIHIAEDPLRAVVRGTGAAIKNIQAFRSVLLT; via the coding sequence ATGGGTTTCTTCAATTTTCTGACCAGTGACATTGCCATTGACCTGGGCACGGCCAATACGCTTATCATTCACAACGACAAAATCGTGGTGGATGAGCCGAGCATCATCGCAAAAGACCGCACGACCAATAAAGTAATTGCCGTGGGCCGGCAGGCGCAGCAGATGCACGAAAAGACCCACGACAACATCAAAACCATTCGTCCCCTCAAAGACGGCGTAATTGCCGACTTCCACGCTGCGGAGGAAATGATCAAGGGAATGATCAAGATGATTGACACCCGGACGCGGCTGTTTCAGCCCTCGCACCGGATGGTTATCTGCATTCCCTCGGGCATCACGGAAGTAGAGAAACGCGCCGTGCGGGACTCCGCCGAGCACGCCGGCGCCAAGGAAGTGTGGATGATTCAGGAGCCCATGGCGGCTGCCATCGGCATCGGCATCGACGTGGAGCAGCCTGTGGGCTCGATGATCATCGACATCGGAGGCGGTACCACCGAAATTGCGGTTATTGCCCTTTCTGGTATTGTGTGCGACCAGAGCATCAAAACCGCCGGGGACGTCTTCAACCAGGACATTCTGGACTACATGCGCCGCCAGCACAACCTGCTGATTGGGGAGCGGAGCGCCGAACGCATCAAGATTGAGGTAGGCGCGGCCCTTACCGAACTGGACCAGACACCGCCCGACTTTGAGGTGCGCGGCCGCGACCTGATGACTGGTATTCCAAAGGTAATCAAGGTGACATCGTCGGAAATTGCCATTGCCCTCGATAAATCGGTGGCCAAGATTGAGGAAGCCGTGCTGAAGGCCCTGGAAATCAGCCCGCCCGAGCTGTCGGCCGACATCTACGAAAACGGCATTCACCTGACCGGTGGTGGCGCCCTGCTGCGCGGCCTCGACAAGCGCCTGGCAGCCAAAACCAAGCTGCCCATTCACATTGCCGAAGACCCGCTCCGCGCCGTGGTGCGCGGCACCGGCGCCGCCATCAAGAACATCCAGGCCTTCCGCAGCGTGCTGCTGACGTAA